ATTTCTTCTATTTCAAGGAGGATTTGGAAGAGGATTTATATTTTTAATGAATGATTCATCATTAATTTTATTTCAAGTATATAAAATTTTTCCTTTGCTCATTATTTATTTGTTAACTTTTATTAAAGTATTTTTCTTTAAATTATATAAAGACTCCTTAGTACAGTTTTTTCTTTTATATATATTTATCACTTATTATGGATTTTCTTGTATTCCATCATATGATAGATCTACATACTTATTAAATGAACATTTATTTATTATTGCTATTCTTCCAATTATTATTCTTTTCAATGGTGCAATAAAAAATACGAAAATTAATTTATTTTTTCAAACTATAATTCTTTTAATTATCATTTCTTTGATACCTTATAGATACTCAAAAAAAGAAAGTAAAATGGAATTCTATAGTAAATTAGTAAGTGCATCTGAAAAAATATTTATGAAATATCCCGAAATTAGAAGTATTGTAATACCAAAATTTCCATTAGCAGTAGATTCAACAATTATTTATGAAGGATTTGGTGGGAAAATTAGCGAGAAAAGTAATTTAGAAGCTAAAATTGACATTAATGGAAATATATCTTATAACACTCTGCAATAATAGAAGAAAATATCTATAATTATTAATGTATAAAATCTTTTGCTAAATTACTTTTTTGGAATCACCATGACAAGAACAATAAATTTTTTATGAGTGGGTTTAAAAATGCAAGAAAATAAAACAAATCAAAATATTAATAATATTCTAGATTTTTGGTTTGGTGATGTTCAAAAACTAAAATTAAAAAATGTGAACTCATCAATGACATTGTGGTTTTCAGGATTTCCTGAAATAGATCAATTTATTGAGAAAAAATATAGAAAATTAATTGATAAAGCTATATTAGGCCATCTTGATGCGTGGATGGAAACACCTGAAGGCGCATTAGCTTTAATCATACTATTGGATCAATTCCCTCTTAATGTTTTTCGTGGCCAAGCAAGAGCGTTTACAATATGTCATTTGGGTCTTCCATATGCTTTAACTGCCATCAGACTAGGGTATGACAAATTATTGTCTTATCAAAAAAGAAGTTTTATTTTTTTGCCACTAGAACATGCTGAA
This is a stretch of genomic DNA from Pigmentibacter ruber. It encodes these proteins:
- a CDS encoding DUF924 family protein is translated as MQENKTNQNINNILDFWFGDVQKLKLKNVNSSMTLWFSGFPEIDQFIEKKYRKLIDKAILGHLDAWMETPEGALALIILLDQFPLNVFRGQARAFTICHLGLPYALTAIRLGYDKLLSYQKRSFIFLPLEHAEDIHLQIQSVDLYQKEYENASSEQKQFCKINLDYALKHKRVIELFGRFPNRNKVLGRSSTQSEINFLEKEGAGF